From Cecembia calidifontis, one genomic window encodes:
- a CDS encoding trans-sulfuration enzyme family protein encodes MHHFETKAIRLSSTKSNQREHSSPIYLTSSFTFESAEEARQMFADEIEGNIYSRYSNPNTAELIQKVCAAEGTDDGIATASGMAAMFGSIASLLQHGDHILASRSLFGSTHQLLTKVFPKWGITSTYGDISDIANWEKLLQPNTKMLFIETPSNPGLEIIDLEWAGKFAAAHNLILVVDNCFATPYLQHPAKWGAHIVTHSATKYIDGQGRVLGGLILGKQNLIDEVTYFTRHTGPSMSPFNAWILSKSMETLAVRMDRHCSNALAVASYFKDNRDLDFVKYPFLPSHPQFELAQKQMKAGGGIITLTLKGGLSRAQRFIDSLKMISITPNLGDSRSIVTHPASTTHSKLSNEERQKVGITDGLIRISVGLEHVDDIIQDIEMALEKSR; translated from the coding sequence ATGCATCATTTTGAAACGAAAGCCATAAGACTCAGCAGCACCAAATCCAACCAAAGAGAACACTCCTCCCCCATTTATCTGACTTCATCCTTTACTTTCGAAAGTGCCGAGGAAGCCAGACAAATGTTCGCAGACGAAATCGAAGGAAACATTTATTCTAGATATTCCAATCCAAATACAGCCGAACTTATCCAAAAAGTCTGTGCAGCGGAAGGAACAGATGATGGCATAGCCACCGCCTCGGGTATGGCGGCCATGTTTGGAAGCATTGCCTCTTTGCTTCAACATGGAGACCATATTTTGGCATCACGGTCTTTGTTCGGCTCCACCCATCAACTGCTTACCAAAGTCTTCCCAAAATGGGGAATCACTTCCACTTATGGAGATATCTCGGATATAGCAAATTGGGAAAAGCTACTTCAACCCAACACCAAAATGCTGTTTATTGAAACCCCATCCAACCCAGGTTTGGAAATCATTGATCTGGAATGGGCTGGAAAATTTGCAGCCGCCCATAACCTGATTTTGGTCGTGGACAATTGTTTTGCAACACCTTATTTACAACACCCGGCAAAATGGGGAGCCCATATCGTTACACATTCTGCTACCAAATACATTGATGGTCAGGGGAGGGTATTGGGAGGATTGATTCTGGGCAAACAAAACCTCATAGACGAAGTCACCTATTTCACAAGGCATACCGGTCCATCCATGTCTCCTTTCAATGCCTGGATCCTTTCGAAAAGCATGGAAACCTTAGCGGTAAGAATGGACAGGCATTGCTCAAATGCCCTTGCAGTAGCATCATACTTTAAAGACAACAGGGATCTGGATTTTGTCAAATATCCATTCCTTCCATCTCATCCACAGTTTGAACTTGCCCAAAAACAGATGAAAGCAGGAGGAGGTATTATCACACTGACTTTAAAAGGAGGACTTTCTAGAGCACAAAGGTTTATTGATAGCCTAAAAATGATCTCTATCACGCCAAATCTAGGAGATAGCAGGAGCATTGTAACGCATCCTGCCTCCACCACACACAGTAAACTTAGTAATGAGGAAAGACAAAAAGTTGGAATCACAGATGGCTTGATCAGGATCTCTGTGGGTTTGGAACACGTAGATGATATAATTCAAGATATAGAGATGGCCTTAGAAAAGTCCAGATAA
- the pth gene encoding aminoacyl-tRNA hydrolase has protein sequence MKYLIVGLGNIGPEYELTRHNVGFLTVDRMAEKFGAEWKSDRLAFTAHFKHKGRQIYLIKPTTYMNLSGKAVNYWMKELDIPKENIMVIVDDVALPFGKLRMRAKGSSAGHNGLKNIEALCGGQDYPRLRFGIGDDFPKGKQVEYVLGRWTQKEIDELPIFMDKAIDMCLSFCTIGINMTMTQFND, from the coding sequence ATGAAATACCTCATCGTGGGACTTGGAAATATAGGCCCGGAATACGAATTGACAAGACATAACGTGGGCTTCCTGACAGTTGACCGGATGGCTGAAAAATTTGGCGCAGAATGGAAAAGTGACCGCTTGGCCTTTACTGCCCATTTTAAACACAAGGGCAGACAGATTTACCTGATCAAACCCACTACTTATATGAACCTTAGTGGCAAGGCTGTCAATTATTGGATGAAGGAACTGGACATCCCCAAAGAAAACATTATGGTCATCGTAGATGATGTGGCCCTTCCTTTTGGAAAATTAAGGATGCGGGCTAAAGGCTCTTCTGCAGGGCATAATGGACTCAAAAATATTGAAGCCCTCTGCGGTGGTCAGGATTACCCAAGACTAAGATTCGGAATAGGTGATGATTTTCCTAAAGGCAAACAGGTGGAATACGTTCTGGGTAGATGGACCCAAAAGGAAATTGACGAACTTCCTATTTTTATGGATAAAGCCATTGACATGTGCTTAAGCTTCTGCACCATCGGCATCAATATGACAATGACGCAATTTAATGATTAA
- a CDS encoding 50S ribosomal protein L25/general stress protein Ctc translates to MKSLEIIGFKRANLDSAELKQIREEGNVPCVVYGPAIKEQIHFYSPAILFRDLIYTPDVHMVDLNIEGQKMKAVLKDAQFHPVSEVLMHADFLAFSEDKPIKFEIPVEIVGTSPGVQKGGKLEMKTRKLAVKGLAANLPDRIQVDISGLELGKSFKVGELKVEGFEILTSSNVSVVTIGIPRALRGKKAE, encoded by the coding sequence ATGAAATCACTAGAGATTATAGGGTTTAAAAGAGCAAATCTCGATAGTGCAGAACTTAAGCAGATCCGTGAGGAAGGAAATGTTCCTTGTGTGGTTTATGGTCCCGCTATCAAAGAGCAGATCCACTTCTATTCTCCTGCTATCCTGTTCAGGGATTTGATCTACACTCCGGATGTGCACATGGTTGACCTTAACATAGAAGGTCAAAAAATGAAGGCAGTATTAAAAGATGCTCAGTTCCACCCGGTTTCTGAGGTGTTGATGCATGCTGACTTCTTGGCTTTCTCTGAAGACAAACCAATCAAATTTGAAATCCCAGTTGAAATCGTGGGTACCTCTCCAGGTGTTCAAAAAGGTGGTAAACTGGAAATGAAAACAAGAAAACTAGCTGTAAAAGGTTTGGCTGCAAACCTGCCTGACAGAATTCAAGTTGATATTTCCGGTTTGGAATTGGGTAAATCTTTCAAAGTTGGTGAATTGAAGGTGGAAGGTTTTGAAATCCTTACCTCATCAAATGTTTCCGTGGTTACCATCGGGATTCCAAGAGCACTTAGAGGTAAAAAAGCTGAATAA
- the moeB gene encoding molybdopterin-synthase adenylyltransferase MoeB, whose protein sequence is MATVFIPTPLRKFTNNQSNIQIEAENIKELLEKLTLEYPPLKNYLFTGEGEIPSFLNIFLDEDDIRNLEDKETKIDSKSKVSIVPAIAGGSDDEEDIVLSKEELSRYNRHIIIPEFGLEAQKKLKKSKVLVVGSGGLGSPMLLYLAAAGVGNIGIVDFDVVDDSNLQRQVLFGIDQIGNPKVIAAKKRLEHINPHIKINIYNKQLTSQNALEIIKDYDVVADGTDNFPTRYLVNDACVLLDKTNVYASIFQFEGQVSVFNFRNKNGVLGPNYRDLYPTPPPPGLVPNCAEGGVLGVLPGIIGSLQALEVIKVITGVGEPLSGKLYTFDALTFHSRTFTITRKSNNPLNGDNPSIHKLMDYEQFCGIPAVERKVKEVTVEEFLQMKSKGMDFQLIDVREIHEFEESNLNGLLIPLSEITHKADLISRNKKVIIHCRSGARSAKAIRELEDKFQFENLFNLKGGILAYSQLEKTMIKT, encoded by the coding sequence ATGGCTACAGTTTTTATTCCGACTCCCTTAAGAAAGTTCACAAACAATCAATCAAACATTCAGATTGAAGCAGAAAATATTAAAGAACTTTTAGAAAAACTGACTCTAGAATATCCACCCTTAAAGAACTATTTGTTTACAGGGGAAGGTGAAATTCCTTCTTTTTTGAACATTTTTCTTGATGAGGACGATATCCGAAATTTAGAAGACAAGGAAACAAAAATAGACTCAAAAAGCAAAGTAAGTATTGTTCCTGCAATTGCAGGTGGAAGTGATGATGAGGAAGACATTGTGCTTTCAAAAGAAGAGCTATCCAGATATAACAGACATATTATTATCCCGGAATTTGGATTAGAAGCACAAAAAAAATTAAAAAAATCAAAAGTTTTGGTGGTTGGCTCAGGAGGACTTGGAAGCCCGATGCTTTTGTATTTAGCTGCTGCCGGCGTAGGCAATATTGGAATAGTGGATTTTGATGTAGTAGATGACAGTAATCTTCAAAGACAAGTCCTTTTTGGAATAGATCAAATAGGGAATCCAAAAGTAATCGCCGCTAAAAAAAGATTAGAACATATTAATCCGCATATCAAAATCAATATTTATAACAAGCAACTTACTTCACAGAATGCGCTGGAAATCATTAAAGATTATGATGTGGTGGCTGATGGAACGGACAATTTCCCGACCCGTTATTTGGTGAATGATGCCTGTGTTCTACTTGATAAAACCAATGTTTATGCTTCTATTTTTCAATTTGAAGGTCAGGTTTCTGTTTTTAACTTTAGAAACAAAAATGGAGTTCTAGGTCCTAATTATAGGGACCTATACCCTACCCCTCCTCCTCCTGGCCTGGTCCCAAATTGTGCAGAAGGCGGTGTTCTTGGCGTGTTACCTGGAATCATTGGAAGCTTACAAGCACTTGAAGTAATAAAAGTAATTACTGGAGTTGGAGAGCCATTAAGTGGGAAACTTTACACTTTCGATGCATTAACTTTTCATTCAAGAACTTTTACCATCACCCGGAAATCAAACAATCCTTTAAACGGGGATAATCCATCAATACATAAACTGATGGATTATGAACAATTCTGTGGAATTCCTGCAGTTGAACGAAAAGTGAAAGAAGTGACTGTGGAAGAGTTTCTTCAGATGAAAAGCAAAGGGATGGATTTTCAATTAATTGATGTAAGAGAAATTCATGAATTTGAAGAATCAAATCTAAATGGTTTGCTTATTCCCCTTTCAGAGATTACCCATAAAGCAGATTTGATTTCTAGAAACAAAAAAGTAATTATTCATTGCAGATCTGGAGCAAGAAGTGCTAAAGCAATCCGGGAGTTGGAAGATAAGTTTCAATTTGAAAATCTTTTCAACTTAAAAGGTGGAATTCTAGCATATTCACAATTGGAAAAAACAATGATAAAAACCTGA